Part of the Nicotiana sylvestris chromosome 5, ASM39365v2, whole genome shotgun sequence genome is shown below.
ttccttagtctctcgaagaatttcctcaagtcttggatgtgattatcctgcgttctggacttgactatcacatcgtccatgtacacctctatttcctgatgcatcatgtcatgaaaaatggtagtcatggccctcatgtaagtagccccagcattcttcaaaccgaatggcatgacccgatagcagtaggtgccccaaggcgtggtgaaggcagttttctcggcatcctcttcatccatcagtacctgatgatacccagcgtaacaatctacgaaagactgtatctcgtgtttggcgcaattatcaacgaggatgtggatgttgggcagtgggaaattatctttgggacttgctctattcaaatctcggtaatctacacatacccgagttttcccgtcctttttcggtactggaaccacatttgccaaccatgttgtatattggactacccgaatcactcccgttttcagttgtttggtgatctcctctttaatcttgtcactgacctcagttttgaactttcgttgcttttgttgaactggaggacaatcaggatgaatcggcaatttatgaaccactagatcaacacctagacccggcatgtcatcatatgaccaagcaaacacgtctttaaattcaaaaagaagttgaattatcgcctctcgcgttttcttgtccgtgtgaatgcttattttggtctcccggatttcttcaggagttcctaaattaaccggttcggtgtcattcagatttggcttaggtttattctcaaaatattccaactctcggtttatttccctaaaagcttcttccgcatcatattctggttctgggttcattaattcgcagttaaatagctcattgtgatctgggcgtgaagtccgcaagcatgtcatatttaaagccgcattattataactgaaaagaaagataaaaggaaaaataacaaaaatcagaacaaaagaaagaatgggaaagcaatgatgattttttttattttctttggaaagttggaagacaacaatgtttacaacttaggaattcaaaacaacaatggaaaggaagaGAACGTTCatgttatgtcctggagataacttgtgacacaggaaaggtggcaggacaggtctacccggacttccgtctagtcgggaatggcgtggcctcccagttttgaagtttggtgTTCGGTCCCACGttcatcatctcagcagtgcttgtgccttcacctggttgaaccatgtggatctcgtagagcatctctctcatcgctccacatatctcctcgatttcctcagctgtgaagacctcatcatcttcttcttcggcgtaccttggcctgatgaaagttgcatataaatctggcagtggtcgaggtaacttccaaccctcatttttccttttctttgcccactcttcgtctgctggagtaggtttgaaacctagtccaaaaggtttcttggtgactggcaaggtaatgggttctgttattccctgaagggttcgtccaagccccttccctggcctaaatccgtgccggatcatctctttggccaccataaccgaggcgttagacaagaaaggttgggggcagggtattccctcttcgtgctgctctgccagtacaacctcgaaagcttgatagaccgtatgttcgcttccttctcttggttcaaggtacgggatggatgggtcccgataaatggcatgctcatcttccccatggaccacgatctctcggtcttcgtactcgaacttcaccatctggtgaagagtggaaggcacggctcctgccgcatggatccaaggtctgccaaggagaaaattgtaggatgtatccatgtcgagcacctggaaggttacttgaaattcgactggtcctatgaccaacaacaggtctatttctcccatggtatctctcttgatgccgtcgaaagcccttacgcagacattgttgggtcggattcttccggtcccaatttccattctttgtagcgtggagagcgggcaaatgtcaacgcctgagcccccatccaacattacccgcttgacataatagtcttcgcatttaactgttagatgcaaagccttgttgtgtgccgctccttccgggggtagatcgttcttgctgaaagagatttggttgacggcgaagaatctttctgtcatccgctctaattgttctaccgaggtttcaactggcacatatgcttcattcagggtcttcagtaagatcttttgatgctcggtcgacctcattaacaatgacagcatggacacttgctcggggtacttgcgcagttgatctatcacttcgtaatccggcattttcatttgttggaagaacacttccgcttcttcaacacttacgggcttctttggcgggaagcgcctttgtgtggcgttgttcagttcttgggtatttgaataccttccaatgaaagtattttctggaagttctcccatgacctctttacctttgtacattaccaaagtcttttgataattccacggcactgtggacgggttggtcattggcttttgtggcacgcgtccgataaccactggctcattcagccgaggtggttgaatcgtcccccggaccacataggcccctttcggcacgtacataggttttgtctttttgatttcgaagttctgcgtcttctcagctcgacctcgtggtatgtaaagaacttcatcctttactggtaccactttcttctccaccttcttttcaggcactttctttatagctttggcctcctcccctttttctggtttctggtctgtttcgggcctctttcccgtgtcgacaatggcaattatggctttcagagcagggtcgaactctttgtcttcacagatcattccgatcagcggcccattattgtgagcaggtaatggattgttagttacattcgggatctcctcgtcccttagcactattttcccttgctctatcaaattttcgaccactcttttcaacgaccagcagtcatttgtatcatgtccctcggcccctgaatgataggcgcatctgactccagctttgtaagaaggtgacgtcgggttttgccttgtttgagggattggttgcaagaaacccaactggaccagctttgggaacaaagttgagtatggctcaccgatgggcgtgaaagtccgccttctgggtggctcctgagggcggaagttattctgcgggggttgtgggttatagtggttgcggtaaggaggctgatttctgggaggtggagctgggcctcggttggcttgttgtggtggatggtcataaggctgggcattcagcatttccaacatgcggagccgtaggattctattttcctccgcagttgcggattcaggtgtgaggacggctgagatcgagctctcctcggaaacagggattgtttgcaatggaatttctgaagacatttccacacttccttttgacctggtgaagtaagtgtgagtactgcttctggtcctaacaacaggtagttgaacacttctccttgacctcgtgaaatatgagtgcgaggccagactttcaccaaaccaaccgtcttttcaaaaaccctggatactcaacgacaaacgcacggttaattttgcagcaaataacagatagtcaatctcacgttgggcatgatgcacctatacagttaagtggattactacatgtttgctacgagagcatgcgtcctTCCGgcattttcctcttattagttttttcccctcttttttttttttttattttacagtaaaagaaatgcgaccggatccgatgaggattgcctacgtatcacgatgcctacgtgaatcagatcattacgtagttcgaaaaacacaaatgagcgtaaaagaagcaacctctttattgttgaaatggtctattacaaactacattttgcaaaagaaagagcaaactttgaaaataaacctagactcaaaatagactaaaaatcaccctgatgggaaaaataggcagaagatgctaagatgcaggcttgacttatgagtgcattatggttttgaaaattggtgtccgcgggacatcgttcggcctcgccgcggtcctaggcgtgagatccctctcaagttgctccagctcgtgcatagtctgcttgacataacccatcactgccgagaggacggtaacactggacatgttctcacatcgtagacatcgtctggtgatggcatgggcaatggccttgatcctatctctggtttgcttcttctctacgagcaggcgttttatctgatcgctgcatatcttgaatacttgagcatcctgtatatgcttatgcttcagtcgccgtacttccaacttcatctgggctattgagttgTACCaatatctgctctcaatttggaaatcattggcctgattaactgctttgatctcaagtgcagccatctctttctttattttagcaacaattttctcgtggtcgccttcctaTTGATTCAGGTAttggcgatgcttatctactcttgtatcccactgtgccctgagctctgctatgacgttttcagatttctccaaaccatcttgccattccctgatttcactttttaacctttttatcagctgctcgtctgatcgacgccttggctgtttatctgcatccacccttatctgtttgatctgggctctgagcatttcgttttcctgaattaacctgttccgctctcccagattggtagcagcttgcacgttgtgctcatatttcaagccttctacttgttgctttaacctgctgatttcggcgcaatagcctctttcctttgctaaccaatcccactgcctttgcgatgattcggtgaaattccggatgtggggtctcttagccggcctttcatgctcaaattcccttctataccatgcaaggtaacctggcgccgtctctcctttggctcgatcccgcacgcaagtatctgatttcaaatattgacactcactccagatttggcgaatcttcgcttctgggaattgtccgttaggacttatctcaactgcttgagtgctaagatcttcctcatgaggtactgtctggcatcttccgaactgtctcaaaactcggcagggtgcgtaaggttgaatgctcttaagccccatcagtaagaaataagttttagctgccgacatatataggatctcatcaacaggcaaccatcctagcgtccattgtatttggctggcagtaagagcttgaaagaacgaggtccatgccaggactcctttgggcaaactgatctctttggttctcgtgtaagattcttctatgcaagtcttttccggggaaccatggctcaaaatctcggaatgatggcagaggtgctcggtcatccatatctgtaggagcaagttacaaccttcgaagaaatttcccccagctttacaagctgtaatatatgaagcatggagtacaaaatccggctgccagatccgggttgtggactgttctgggtatcttcaatgaatctaggaaccgatgtaccgtgacgactcttggggcgaccaagtatttttgcctcaacggaagttcagcattcccgatgtacccagccatttcttccaaagtcggggtgagttcaaaatcagagaaatggaaaacattgtgcgccgggtcccagtaggtaatcaaagctcttatgatatctccccgaggctggatttccaacaaacccacgagacctttcagatatttcttgacctcattttgtccttcaacacctagatcattccaccatagccgtaacttgacagggattttggtcattattgaaaaatgttcattttgcatcgtgctcatcctgcacatttattaaggtgattttaacaaaaatgaattgactcaaaaatattttacaaaggggatcaagttttgaacacggcctttaaacactttggggacgaagattttaaggctgtgtgggtcaactggacaaaaatgctaagcaagacccaaaggtggctgtttatgcaaagtcagccttccggcgtccctttttcggaaacattcggctatttatgacaaaacagcgtcacctgacttatttatgactcttttaaaaattgacacatcttctttttttttttttttatttattgattttggctattttagcaaaatggggttgaacccgacgagggttgcctacgtatctcacatccggtgagaatcaaaccggcatagttcgggaatatcgtgaatagagaaaatcaaataaacctaaaaaacaagaatatatttttttattatattttttcttttgaaaagagataaagactaaagaaaatatatatttttttttaaggaaacatttggactattagtctgaatttataaaaggggtactacgaaagaaacaacattttttttgaattatgaattttccgtttttttttacttttaaataaataccttctttttttatttttgaaagtgataaaaaaaattatattattttttttataactcaaactaagaagacaaattttgtttttattctctttttttatttagaaaaattccggcgaggttttgacactacttggacattggttctatttttccaaaataagtaattatctccctacgctgctattttcttctttttttttagaaaccggtcagcatgcagaaccgaagcaaataaatgcgcaaaacaaataggatgcagcaggatggtcttttcatctcAGGTttcctgtcctagacagacccaacccctgtgttgagtcccctaagtcaaacgcaacatgatgcaaataagcgttcctactagggatccggcatgaagtttcgttatactaggttcacaacctgggtatttgttctagactgtgtacccgagcagacaactcgagtcgaggagggggctacgtaccggggacccgcgagatcgtccggcttcgtaacttgtccgacctctttcttattccgGGTATCgtcactaacagaatagggagtctcgaccagcgagcttctccccggaggtaagaagagaagggtttcggcacagtttatatacagttcagataatatcaaagcggtaaaagacaacatttagcatgttatgtaaaaacatgtaataaagaatCAGataataaaaccaaatataacaattattccaagctcgaattcttgaaccctgaaccagtggttctgggttacaaaccaatccccagcagagtcgccagagctgtcacacctcctttttgcgcgccctggccccgaagggttaaatgcgcgaggggagtttttccaatttaagtgacaatattcgaaatgggattatttatttaattcagagtcgctacttgggaaaggtttggcttttggtgtcccaagtcaccggtttatcttgaatcccaaatcgaggaaaaatattcgacttttccaaatgaagtttgcgaaccagaaattctaagtaaggaattttgttgacccgagggaaggtgttaggcaccctcgaatcccgtggttctagcacggtcgcttaaactgttataatggctaaatatctgatttaaatatatgttgtgacttatgtgcttttcttaaattttaaaccgtttttattatcatttatttttatagaattgcaacgtcgtgaaaatgcatctcggaccacgtcacaatcaatgcacccgtagttgttaacgcatttcaactccgttgagatttgaatttgggtcacataaatgcgcacccgaatttaagaatgtaatttaattaaaccgtgcctaaagagtctaacgtattattatctttggggaaggcggtgagattcactaaacagcctatcctgaattctaaatacttGTTATGGTTATTTGTTGAGGGTCCCGCAATttcgcattttttatttggcgaggctcgtctctattttagaaagggtatcctaaagtggctacatttctaatgcatttgtctctaaaactagaaggaaaggtacatgctaattaaattatatgctttggcctaacctggattcttatcaatttctgcttaattatttacaaagtgaagAGACGTCATACCTTGTGAAACATGCGAGATTGCCCAAATGCTACACTTGTatccaaacatttcttgaattgaacttaactagacttattttaggctagattaagggaattgAACACTAGGCATTATTgctaatggggattcgaacgtgcttctatatactgcctagcgggtcctgATGAAAGAACTAAAgtaaaacagaacatcattgtgtaaggtggaaatattctatcctatgcatGTCATTATAGTTAAACAGGAATCCGGTCAAAAATTCTATGTCAATTATCCATGCATTCTACATATTGTACATTACATCTCGTactaacaaacaactataaactaagacgcAAGAGACTAGAACTCAGCTAAGCAccaaactgatcttttcctgctATTGAAATTTACAAACTAATCATATATATAGAAAGAAATCAACATGCCATGAGTATTAcaacagacatttaaacttctccaactttcatttcatgctttcagactgttacagttacaccaatatgggacttgaaatgtgtacctggatactgaaatgtaaagaagaagtggaagcagAAGAGTCAGCAGCAGCAGCACAAGAATGGTAGTAACAAACAAAGCAatacaacaacaatgacaatccCAGACCAATAGACCAAGGCAGTAAACCAATGGTACAATAATCAATATTTGATCTTTTCAAAACTCAGAGGGAAAATCCTAAAATCTGATAGAAACAAAACAAACTGGATACTGGACTTTAGACACGAAAGGATGAGGAAAAGTAGTGTTTTTCAGTCGAGcaagaatttcttttctaaatCCCCCTCCTGATTTCCAAGAAAAACAAACTCTCTTTCTCCCTTAGAAACTGATTCTGTTTGGTTTCAGCTTCCCTTTTGTATGTATCCCCCCTATATCCCTATCTTCCTCCTCTTTTATAGCTCCAAATCAGGCTATTTGAACAGCCTGTTAATCAATCAGGTCCCCTCCCATGTGTTgtcccttttcagtttccacttagctaattaagtataaacctCCCCCATGATATTCTTGACAGTACCCTCTAATCTTTAAACTAAAAGGCAGAcagggcagcaagaatataatctgacaaacatgctgtcaaattattttaATCAGAATGgcttttatgcacatgttgtgcactaatgcacatgccctccaattcaggcTGTAACTAACAGACCaaaccttagatttctgaaatcaaattaacaactataagttacTAAACCCAGtccctaattgattcaggcaatgcttaacagaagcaggtcaattggttattgttcggacaactgaaactaattgacgacacatgtcgactcgactatatcaatcataacatgtacaatcatagccaaaatcagacatttaacagtatcgaacacatgatttgaattgtactgactaagcagaattgtactcgaggaatcagttaatcagttcaaatttgaaattcaactaattgcacaacaaatacatacatacacattatcagaacaagtagaagaaggactcaatcaaacaacagaggttcaggcaaggtggacaggacacagttggtaaaatttgaaacacaaatttcacaacaacatgaacagccttttaaacaaacatggactaacagaataaagaaaagaaagcaaaactcaccttaaatccagaaaaatcaaaagccttaacttggattcgaacagacctttcttaaggctgaacggactttaatcgaagtgagaaacacttcgattaaggtccattagaccttaatctcttggtttaaacgagatacggaccagtgacgaggaaccctaaggttccaaagattagatctgggattcatgcttccctggtcagattcggaccaaaccaagcatggtttggtcacgaggggggtctggggagtgtctggtgtgaaactggggttaaacggtgtaagtcaagttccgactcgaatcttcaaacgaagattcgagaaggtgggaagggattcgagttaagtggttaatagatccatgttcaggacggcaagggggttctatggtgttaagggtggggtcaccggcatccatgccgccggctttcatggtgaaaaatacaggggcggctagggttttggaggggaaggggatgaggacgaaggtgacctaaggctggggttcggataggggggcagggtaaggttatgggtttatatagttagtgaggggttgattcctaaccgttggatggggtgcgatgaagggtcaggatctcttggctgatgggggacggtgtcgtttcatctttaaagggtttgggtcggtccgggtggaaacgggtcggggtcatcagtgggttatggggaagtgatcttggccgttgatcattcagagatcaacggctcagatcagactcaaccactacgacgtcgtttggacgtccttggtGTCAGCTGGACTGGACTGGGTTACACaggggttttgggtttgagttGGGCCTCGAATTAAAATGAAGTAGGCCCAAAACTGATTTCAGCccaattttgcactctctttttattattattattttattattatatatatatatatatatttattttaaaacaaaacctaagtaaatcaaattaaaattaaatagacacttaatacaattatttgcacacacatattaaaatatttgaagcaggtaaaaatcaaacaaaacaaaaaatcacggacaaagatgcctatttatggttttcttatttaacaaccggattacggttccaattacgcatgacacatcattttttttgtattttgttttaataagataaaatgggcaaaaatatcataaataattaacaaagtgccatgtaaaattcaaaaattgtacaataggaccatttgttattatttttatttcttttggagcgattgtcgcgtaaaacaaaaatcacgtgctcacaatacttACTACATAAAAAGTCAAAGCATAATGGATATGGACATACCACAACAGACCAGTTGGATGGTGAAAAAGATCATAGAGGCTAGAGGGATAATTCAACAACTGCCTACAACGCAACTCAATCAGAGTAGCATCAAGCAGATATATCTAGGCATGCTGGGAAATCATAGCAGGGTGACTTGGAGAGCTTTAATGTTTCACAATGATGCTAGGCCTAAAGCAAGATTTACCATGTGGATGCAATGCCATGGCAGATTAATGACAACAGATAGACTTGCAAAATGGGGAATACAAGTGAATACAATCTGCTGTTTTTGCAATGGAACAAATGAAACACACACACATTTGTTTGGTGAGTGCAGTTTTGCCAAAGCAGTATGGGGAAGACTTATACAATGGCTATAAATCCAGGTGAATACCAACCATGATTATGCACAGAAGATGGCATGGATAACAGCAAAAGCTAAGGGGAAGTCATGTGCAGCCAGACTTCTGAAAATGGCATATGCAGAATATGTCTATGGGCTTTGGAGGGAGAGAAATAGTAGAATATTTGAGGGGACAAGTAGGACAATAGAGCAGGTAGAAAGAGAAATGGCATGTGTTTGTAACATCCGAGCTCAAGGAGGAATGAGAGCAAGATTACAACAGCTTAGATTTTGAAAGCAATGTAGCAACTAATCAGCCTTTTGTATAATTTCCTTATGTACTGCTCATAGAAGAGGTAGACTTAGATATCATATAAAGAGTAAGTGAGTCGAGGATGACTCTACTGATTTGTAAAGGCCTCTTTTGGTGATTAATGAAAatataattaccaaaaaaaatagtTGTTGCTGCTGATTCTGTGGTAGACAAGGACCATTTCTTGCTATATTGACATCAATCCCTGGTAGTTCATCCGCTGTTGTCCCCAATAGTTGCTGAAAGAACTGGATGAATTCTCTCTGAAtgtgttttggctcagtgatctTCATCTGTTGTTCAGTATAGATGCAACTCACCTTATTTCTTGCTTGTCTGGCCCTCATATAAGCATGAAAATATTTGGTGTTACAATCTCCCAATTGGATCCATGTTGCTCTTGACTTCTGCCTTATAATTTGCTCCTGTATTGTTTCCCATTTCTCTATGCTTTTTAAGgtcattctttcttcttctatCAGCAACTTGTTGAAGTGGTCATCATTGAGCTTCCCCTGTATCTCCTTCAATGTTTCTCTAAATTGTATCAGCTTTTGATCAACCGAGGAATGTTCCTATTGAATATCCCTTATTTGTTGCTCAATAAGCTTCAGCTTTTTCCATACATAATACATTGCATATCCTTGAATCTTTTGACTCCAAGTGTTCTGGACTACTTCCTTGTACTCTCTTTGTTGCATCACTGAAGTTAGTAACCCATAAGGCCTTTTCACTTTAACCTTGACCACCTTAGTATTTATCATTATAGGGGTATGATCTGAGCATCCTGGAAGCATGTATATTGCCTCTACCCCATTATAAGCATTGAACCAATTAGCATTTCCAAAAGGCCAATCTATGTGGCTGTATATTCTGATTTCTGCATCCCTTTTATTGCTCCATGAAAATTTGCTACCTCTTTTTGTGATTTGTCCCACTCCAATACCATCAAGACATTTTTGAAAATCAATCATTTCTGCTTGATGAACTGGAATTCCATTCACCCCATCATCCACATTTAGCACACTGTTGAAGTCTCCTATTATGAGCCATAGTCCATTAGTTTGCATGTTCCTCAAGCTTCTCCATAGTGGAATTCTGTGTTGAATAGTGTATAGGCCATAAACAAATGTTATACAACTGGTAAATGATGAATTTTTGTCCTTCACTAGACAGTGAATCAGTTGGTCAGTGCTCTCCAGTACTGTTACATGGACATTTGCTTCTTTCCACAATAACCATATTCTACCATTAGGTGCATAATCATAGTTGTCTTTGCATTGCCAGTATACACCCATCTTCCTCTGAATAGTCTGTGACCTGTGTTTTTTAACTCTAGTCTCCAAACAAGCTATCATATCTACTTTATTTGTCAGCAAAAACtatgagcacatgatttttgccctatatgagttTTCCTatagattcaagaaaaataaatttttccattatttgcaatttcgtagattttcgtagcatttttgttattgtttgcatttgtctgtgcatgtttattttattttattcattaaaatactaaaatacactacatttgcatttaggatataattttgcattcttgaattaattagtaatttagtgtcttataaaaatggaaaaatcacaaaaaataacttatttttgcattttaaatttttagtttcgaattttg
Proteins encoded:
- the LOC138868240 gene encoding uncharacterized protein — its product is MIACLETRVKKHRSQTIQRKMGVYWQCKDNYDYAPNGRIWLLWKEANVHVTVLESTDQLIHCLVKDKNSSFTSCITFVYGLYTIQHRIPLWRSLRNMQTNGLWLIIGDFNSVLNVDDGVNGIPVHQAEMIDFQKCLDGIGVGQITKRGSKFSWSNKRDAEIRIYSHIDWPFGNANWFNAYNGVEAIYMLPGCSDHTPIMINTKVVKVKVKRPYGLLTSVMQQREYKEVVQNTWSQKIQGYAMYYVWKKLKLIEQQIRDIQ